The Alkalibacter rhizosphaerae genomic sequence TATCGCAAAAATATTGGAGCCCCAAATCGATTTGCTTCATGTATCTGCAGGAACCTACCAAAGAGGATTCAGCGATACTCATCCGTCCATGTTCAAGCCCCACGGAAGCAATGTTTATCTTGCTGCAGAAATGAAAAAGCACGTAAAAATTCCAGTAGCCACTGTTGGCGGACTCAATGATCCGGACATGATGGAAGAGATCATCGCATCCGGGAAAGCCGACGTTGTTGAGATGGCTCGTGCCTTGTTGGCGGACCATGAACTTCCCAAGAAAGTAGTAACCAACAGGGAGGAAGACATCCTCCACTGTATGAGATGTTTTGTTTGCATGGCAGAACGTGTCGTTACATCTACCCGAAGATGTTCCATCAACCCGTATATCGGCAGAGAGTTGGAAGGCATGGAAATCACCCCGGCTCCTGTCAAGAAAAAAGTACTGGTTGCCGGTGGAGGACCGGCCGGTTTGAAAGCGGCGCTAACGGCCGCCCAACGAGGCCATGATGTGGTACTCTGTGAAAAATCCTCCCAGTTGGGTGGGATCCTGATCGGAGAACAAGCCATACCTTTTAAATATGAGATGTACAAGCTGGGTGTAACTTTGGCCAAACTGGTAACCGATGCTGGAGTGGATATCCGCCTGAATACGGAAGTAAACAAAGAGGTTGCAGATCAGGAAAAAGCGGATGTACTTGTCATAGCCGTCGGTTCGGAGCCGATGTTGCCGCCGATCCCCGGTTTGGATGGAGACAATGTCATCATCGTCAACGACTATCACTTGCACCAGAACAAGGTTGCCGAAGAAGTCGTTGTACTCGGTGGAGGACTGGCAGGTTCGGAAGCAGCCATACACTTGGCCCGTGAAGGGAAAAAAGTTCATTTGGTGGAAATGGGTCTTGAGCTGGCACCCGATGCAAACATTCGTCACCGTCCCATCTTGTTAAAGGAGATCGAAGATTTGAAAATCCAAGTGTTGAAGGAACACAAGGGCATTCGAATCACGGAAGATGGTGTCATCTGTGTAAATAAGGATGGGAAAGAAATACTGGTTCCAGGTAAGACGATCATTTGCGCTTTGGGGCAAAAATCTCGGAGAAATGTGGTGTCAGAATTGCTGGATTGTGCTCCGGTGATATCTCAAGTAGGGGACTGTGTGAAAGTTGCAGACATTACTCAAGCAATTTACCAAGGTCACCACGCGGCCATGGATATTTGATGAAAGATTCGTTTGATTCTTCAAGTCTTGCTGGTGTACACTAGAGGAGATTACTAGAATATAGGAGGTCTCCAGTGAGAACGCTAAAATATGCCATATTAGGATTGCTCAATCGTCGATCCATGACCGGATATGATTTGATGAAAGACTTCAACTTGGACCTGGTAAACTTTTGGTATGCAAGACACAGCCAAATCTATCCGGAGCTGAAAAAATTGACGGATGAAGGTCTAATTACTTATGAAACAATCATCCAGGGTGAAAGAATGGAAAAAAAGTTGTACTCCATCACACAGCAAGGTCAAAAGGATTTTGCGGCGTGGATCCTGGAAAAGGACCTTCTGGAACCGACGCCAAAAGATATCTTCCGATTGAAGACCTATTTCATCGAAGCCATGGAACTGGATCAAATGATCGATCACTTTGAGTATCAGCTGGAGCAACGGGAAGAAAAATTAAAAAAATTGAAGAATACCATGGATCACCACCCTTTTACCAAAGGATGGGTTAAAATCGGTACTACCAAATACGGAGATTATATCGTGTTGAAAGGTGCTGTCATGAGAGAACAAACGTATATCCAATGGCTGAAAGAATGCATTGAAGAGATGCAATGTGGTATTTTAAAGAAGTAGAATGCGAGCAGTCCTTTTCAATGGGACTGCTCGTTTTTCCATGTTTGCATTTTTATAGAGTACCGGTTTCGGTACTCTTTTTTCAATCGCCAATTATTATAATTTTACATTTTCTTTGTCGAGGACGAGTACGATCAAAATCTGCAAAATAAACACTACCCGTGTTTCCGGCATCCAGTTTTCCTTGGTCTACATCAAATACCTCGCTGGAACCCACTAACGTAGCTTTAAGGTGAGCATCGCCGTTCCACAATGCTTTACGGTCTCCATCGGGCAAGTAGTCCTTGGCATTCGGCCAAGATTCCACCACCGCGTAGTGTTCTTCTCCAGGATAGACATATGTTTCAGCGCTATTATGATTGGGAATGATCTTTTCGAGAACATTGTTTAAATCGACTTGCAGAGATTCATTACCATTTTCATCTATATCGTGAACATATTCTTCAAAAAAAAACACCGCATGTTGTATGAGGGGAAATAACTACGCAGATCCCATTCATTATTCCACTTTCCAGTATTGCTTCTTTTACTTCTTCCGTAATGTTTACATACGTGGGGGTCTTTCCGTGAGATGCAACATCAATATTTTTTTTATATACAGTCAATTTGGGTCCTCCTAAATCATCATCATTGGCAGGCATTGAAAGCAGCTTCTACCATTTCGGCCAACATTTGGGTTGGATTTTCAGCTTCCACAATTCCACTGGTACCGCCCGTGCCGTCTGCTCCAAGCGAGATGGTGCGATAAACATCCTCAGCCGTACTAATTCCTGCACCTTGCATCACAAGAGTTGTTTCACTGACCTTTTTTACGGTGTGATTTGTAACTTTTATATAGGACGCATCGCTAGTTTCTCCGGTCCCGATCAATTCAGTTGGCTCACATAAAATAATATCCGGATTCAGTGTTGCTAATGCTTTCGCTTCCTTTAACGAATCGGCGCAAACAATAGTCAATAGATCCAATTCGGTTGCACGTTCTACGGATTTTATTAAATCTGCAAATGTCAAAGGTCGTTCAGCATGATTTAAAAACGTTGCCCTGGCTCCTGCATGATAGACGGATTCTGGTAATACGGCCCCCATGCCTCGTCCAGGCTCAATGCCATCAATATGTTGTGCGGTAACGATAATGTTTTCTGTCGCATCAGCGATTGCTGCTAAATCTGGGTAGGGAGCCGTAACAAAAATTGAAATAGGATATTTTTTTGCCAGTTCATCCGCTTTTTTCGCTAAATCCAACAATTCTTCCCCATACAAATATGACTTTGGATTAAATACAAAAAATGGTGTTTTGATTTCTTTTTTCGACATGTTTATCCTCTCCCAATTACAATTTGACTGGTTGTGTTTGAAAAACATCAAAATAATGATTCAATACTTTATACATGCCCCTGTTTGCCAGTTGTTTCAATTCAATATAACCACCGGGGACATTTTCTTTTATTTCATCAAATGCTCCATTTATAAAATCGGTGTATATATTGATTTTTGATATACCGGAAATCGCACACTTTTTAAGGTTAGCATCTCCTGTAGAAGAGCCGCCGTGTAGGACCAAAGGTATATCCACGACAAGAGCTATTTCTCGTAAACGTTGAAAATTCAATTTAGGAGAGCCCTTGTATACTCCGTGTGCAGTACCAATTGAGATGGCAAGAGAATCTACATTCGTTCTGCTCACAAACTCCACAACATCGTCCACTTCCGTATAAACTGATTTCGTCAACGTTTCGGATTCAGAGGTATCATTCGCGCCGACGTGTCCTAATTCTGCCTCTACAGACACATTATATTTGTGTGCGTATTCGACTACTTTTTCAGTCTTTTCTATATTCGCTTCAAAAGATTCTTGAGACGCATCGATCATGACAGAAGTAAAACCTAGTTCAATAGCCTTGAAAATAAAATCCATATCTTCTCCATGATCCAAATGAAGGACAATGGGGACGGAAACCCTTTTAGCCAATAATTTTCCGATAACCGCCGCTTCATCAAGAGAAATAATGGATTCATGAGATTGGGCAAATGGTAATATTAAAGGTAATCCTCTCTCTTGCGCAGTATTGACGAACGTTCGGGCTGAATCCAAATCAATGAAATTTGTGGCTGGAATTGCAAAACCTTTCTTTTTTGCTTCCAATAATAAGATTTTTGAATTTGTTAACATAATAAAACCTCCGATCGATATCACAAAACGATGTCACTCAACATTGCGAACTCCCGACAATGCAAAGCTGAACTTACCTTCTTATACCCCTTATAATATTAGATTAGTCATAAATCCCTTTTTATAGATCAAATCACTAGATGACTTACGGTAAAATGAGAATCAAAATTGCATCAAATTATCAACACAGGCAAGAATACACACCATTCTGTAATCAGGTGACGAATTGCTTGAGTTGACGAAGCTTTTACAACGAATCGATTTTTGCATCAAATATTATTGTTGGTGAGCTAGAACCTGTGATATCATACATCAAAGCAAATTGTTAGGATGTGGAATCAAGTCGGCATTCAATGGTATAATTGAATGGTTCGACAGAAGTCTGAATCCTGATATTTTCAACCAATGAATCGATACTCTCTTTATAGAGACTCAGATGCTACATTTTTTTTGAAAGTTCTATACCTGCTGCTGTAGACTGGAAAGAGATTGATAGATAGGAGGGGATCAAATGACCAAAGAAGATGGGATGTTAAAAAGCAAGGTGGATGCAGCAAAGGTTGATGGAGAAAACCTGATCGAGTTGGAAACTTTCGCAAATGAACGCCATTTTGAATTGGATATGTCATCCATAGACTTTGAACATGTAAGGTTTTACCAGTGCCGATTTGAAAGGTGCAATTTTATGAAATCCAGTTTTCGCAGTGTAGAATTTGAAGACTGCAACTTTTCCAACTGCAAATTTCTCGATTCTTATTGGAACCAAGTTATGATCAAAGGAACAAAGGGTGATGGCGGAGATTTCAGTGAGAGCCATTTCAAGATTGTTGCGATGGAGAACACCACCATGAGATATTCCAACTTTGCTCGTGGGGTCTTTGAAAACTGCCAAATTCGGGATTGTCAGTTTCAAGAGGCCTTTTTATCAGAAGTAAAATTCAAAAAAACAAGCATATCCGAAGTCAACTTTAGTTCTGCTGATTTTTATAAGACCAAACTGAAAGGGCTGGATTTGTCCACTTCCAATATTGAAGGGATTTTACTTTCGGAAGGGTTTCCAGAGTTAAAAGATGCAACGATCAATATGTTTCAGGCAGCAGAAATCGTAGGAAAGCTTGGAATCAAAGTGATTTGGTGAACCCGGAAATTTGAAAAAAACGACACATTCTGGAGGTGCTGTATGTCTAACAAAACGATCAGTCAATTGGAAAAAAAAGATCTATTGAAACTGATCGATATATATGCAAAGAACTGGTTGGCCATGGATGGTGTTTGGTTTCAGTCCATTGAGAAAAAATTTGGAATGGATGAAGCCGTCGAACATGATCAAAATGCTTGGAAAGATTTCACTGTCATTGAAGCCAAAAGAATCAAAGTTTTTTTAAATTTGCCAGAGAAAGCGGGCATAGATGGATTAAAAAAGGCCTTAGCCTTCAGAATGTATGCCAATATCAATGAAGATGAGATCATAATCGAAGATAATGTACTGATTTACAAAACGTTAGACTGTCGTGTTCAAAATGCAAGAAAGCGTAAAGGGATGGAATTTCACCCATGCAAGTCTGTAGGCATTATTGAATACAGTTATTTCGCCAAAACAATCGATGATCGGTTTGCTTGCGAGGCTCTAAGCTGTTACCCTGAAATAACCGATGACACCTGCAACTGCTCCTGGAAATTTACACTTCAGGTGGATCAGTAGTAAAGATTAGCCGTAATATATGGCCTGTTATTGTATTTAGTGACGTTGATTAAAGTCGGCTTGAGGTTGGTTTAGAGTACCGTCATGCATTCGTCAGAAAATAGAAAAAACCACCTGAGAATGACCAAGTCATCAACAGGTGGTGATTATTCAATGGTGGAGATAAGGGGACTTGAACCCCTGACCTCCTGACTGCCAGTCAGGCGCGCTCCCAACTGCGCTATACCCCCACAACAAGTACTTAAATAATATAACACAGGAATAAAAAAAAATCCATACTTAAAATCAAATTGTTTAGAAAAAGCAACAAACGGTATAAATAATAGATATACAGAATTAGGGGGGAGAAAAATGGATTCGATCGATCGAAGAAAGTCGGTTCGTAATTATAAAAGCAGATTTTTGGATGCGGATACCATATCGGAAATATTGCACATTTTGGATGAGGAACAGGTAGGACCGAGTGGTCGCAGGATGAAGTTCGAATTCATCGCAGAAAATTTGGACCAAAATACACGAAAAATCGTCACTTATGGTTTTTTAAGAGGGCGGTATGGGGCTATTGTTGCATGGGTGAATGAAGAAAAGTACGCATATATTGATTATGGTTATTTGTTGGAAAAAATTGCATTGCGCTTGGTGGACATCGGTATAGGAACCTGTTGGCTGGGCGGATCCTTTTCCAAACAAAGCATAATCGAAGCTATGGAGATGGACAAAAGTTTTGAAAAAACCATCCCGGCAATCCTGGCAGTGGGATACGAAGAAGAAGGCCGAAGTGTACGAGATTTGATCATCAGCAAAACAAAAAGAAAGAGAAAAGATTTTAACGACTTCTTTTTTACCGGAGCACTTACCGAAATCGAGGAAGAATTCCAGAAAGAGATTCTTGAGGGTGTTCGCTGGGCACCGTCTGCCATGAACCGACAACCGGTTCGAGTCATTTGGGACGAACACAGGGTCCATTTTTATCTGGTGGATGTATCCACTTCACTTCGCTATTTGGATATGGGAGTGGCCATGCGACATTTTGAGGAGCGAGCTCTTGAACATGGAATCAAAGGAAAATGGGTCGTTGATGAACAAGCAACTTTGACCAACTGGGTCTATTTGTATACATTTGTTGTAGAAAGTTAAAACACATAGAAATATTATAAAATATGCTTTACATACAATATATCACGTGGTATAATATTTGTACAAAGTAAAGTAAACGGCAAACCGAAGCAGTTCCCAAAATCATTAAGAAGCAGCGACTCAAGTAAGTCTTGTCCATTCCACAACGTTGGATGTGGAGGAGTAACCAAAGGATCGATGCGGGTTTTGGTGATGGAAAACCGATGAAACGCTTTGTAAAAATCCATTAGCCATAGAAAGGAAACTTGGATGACTAATGAATCAATGTCTTAAGGGGCAGCCTCCATTAAATTGAAGGACTGCCCCTTAAGACTTTTTTGTTGGGTTCAGGGATTTCTTAAATCGGATATGGCTTGTTCCATCATGTCATAGGTCAGCGTTCCCATAAAACCGGAAACAAAATTTCCGTTCTGATCGATAAAATAGGAAGTAGGGATCCCATTGACGCGATAGAGGGAACCGATATCTCGTTTTTCATCCAGCAGGATTTGAAAAGTCAATCCGTAATCCTCAGCAAATCCCTGGGCTGTATTTTTGGCATCACCAAGGTTAACAGCAAGGATCACAAGTTCATCCTTGTATTTTTGATGGATCCGTTCCATGTCAGGCATTTCTTCTTTGCATGGACCACACCAACTGGCCCAAAAATTCAAGAACACATATTTACCATTGTAATCCGACAAACGAACGGTATTTCCGTCGAGATCCGTAAGCGTGAAATCCGGCGCAGGGATCAGTTCTTCCGGTTCTTCTACATCGTTTTTATCATTGTCCGGCAGATCGTTTTCGTTTCCCACATCCTCGCTTTCGGAATCGTTGTTTGACAAATCCGTATTTTCGTCTTGATTCATAAGCGCATATCCAATGGCGATGGCCATAATGACCAAAAGTATGATAATAATATATGTGGTTCTATTTTTTTTCATGTTTTATCCTTCCTTCCGTTAAAAATAATCAATAAAGTCCAAATAGCTGCCAATGACACCTATTTTATCTGTAAAAATCAAAATACCCATAAAAATAAGCAAAACGCCGCTGATGATGGATACATATTTCATGTACCTGGAAAAACGTCGAAAATATTCCGTGAATTTTTCGATCAGCGCGGCCACCAATAGAAAAGGAACGGCCATACCCAATGAGTAAAATAGTAAAAGAGCGATTCCTGTGCCCACTGTATCCATATTGCTTGCTAAAATCAAAATAGACGAAAGGATAGGTCCAATACAGGGTGTCCAACCAGCTGCAAAAGCCATTCCTATAAAATAAGGACCGATTTTTCGGCTTTTCCCCAAACTGTTTAGCAGTCTTTTTTCCCGATACAAACCTTTCCACTTGATCAATCCTGTTAAATGGATCCCCATAATTATGATGATCAGGCCACCAATTCGTTGAAACAATACTTTGTTGGCAAACAGAACCTGGCTTAATGCTGTGACGGAAGCCCCCAGTAAAACAAAAACCGTGCTGAAACCCAACACAAAAAGCAAAGATCTAACCATTAAACCAGTTTTTTGCTGTCTGGTATTTTGGCCATCTACTGCAGTTCCCGCAATGTAACCTATATACCCGGGAACCAACGGCAATACACAGGGAGATAAAAAGGACAGCAATCCTCCGGAAAAAGCCAGAAGAAAATTTACTTGATTCATTGTGACACCTCATCGTTTTATAATTACGTTAGTATATAATGATATTATAATATATACAAATTGTAAAATTGTTTTTTCTATCTCTTAAGTATGCATTAAGTTTGGTAAAAGAGGGTTATAATAGAGGTGCAAGATACTGTTGGGAGAGTGGTATCCATGAAAAGAAAAGTAATCAAATCAAAGAGATTTCGAGTTATCGTTGTTTTTCTCGTGTTATGCATGGTTTTGATGGCTTTTGCTGCATGCGGCTTGTTTGAACCGGAACCGGAACCAGAACCGGAACCGGAACCAGAACCGGAACCAGAACCAGAACCGGAACCAGAACCGGAGCCAGAACCAGAGCCAGAGCCAGAACCAGAACCAGAACCGGAACCAGAACCGGAGCCAGAACCGGAACCAGAGCCAGAGCCAGAGCCAGAGCCGGAACCAGAACCGGAACCGTCTACTCCGGTGATTTATCCGGGGCAAGTCCTGATCATACCAGGCCAAAGTGAATCTTCCGGGGATTCCCGAGTCGTTCGGGATGGGATCAGCACTTCTTCCCAGAAACGCATCGCACTGACATTTGATGCAGGATGGCTTTACGATCAAACAGACGATTTATTGAAAGTATTGAAAGACTACAATGTGCGATCTACTTTTTTTCTACGAGGATTATGGGCAAAAGATCATCCTGATTTGGCAAGAAAGATCATTCAGCAGGGTCATGTTGTAGAAAATCATTCTTTGACCCACGGGCACATGACAACCATGACGGAAGCGCAGATTCGAAAAGAATTGGTGGATACCACCAAAATATTGAAAGAAACCGTTGGCGCCAGTCCTTATTTGTTCCGTCCTCCTTTTGGAGAATATGATGGGAGAATGCTTCGAATCCTGGGAGAATTGGGGTATCCTTACACAGTGATGTGGACGGTGGACAGCCACGATTGGGCTGAAGAGATTCGCGGCACAAAGGTGACAACAGATTATTTGATAAGCAGAGTATTGGACAATGCCTCCGTCGGTGGGATCATCCTGATGCATGTGGGCGGGTACCATACAGTGGAAGCTTTGCCTTTGATCATTGAAGGGCTGCGTGACCAAGGGTATACTTTGACAACGGTAAATGCCATGTTGCCAAAGCCAGACGGTGTGCTTCGTTATACGGTCGTCAAGGGAGATACTTTATATGCCATCGCCACACGATACGGGATTACGGTAGATGCTTTGATCAAAGAAAACGACTTGCAGTGATTTGACAAAAGTATTTTCACCCTGTATAATGCTAAACATGTTTGAACCTAGTGAATTTTGCTTAATTTCCCAAAAGGAAAACGGGGGAACCAAGTTGGCATAAAGCCTAAGGGGTGAATCGCACAAGTGCGTAGGACAGTCAACAGTCCGAATCCGTCAGCTAACCTCGTAAGCGCGTGTGACATGAATGTTTTATTTGCGTTATATTAGATATTTTGTGCACAAGTGTTTTTTGTATTCTTTTGGGCTATATCCCTGAATCTGTGAGGATGGGATACAGTCCTTTTTTGTTGCTGATTTTTTGATCCTTTTTCGATCGCTCCAGTCATCTGATCGGGAAACAAATTTTGCTGGGTTACAAAAAGTTTGGAGGATGATGAAATGAAAAAGAAAAAGACAACAAGAAAGTGGATCATTGCAGGAATTATTTTGACTATGCTGGTTGCAGTTTCCGGTTGTGGAACCACTGGAAACGAAACAACTTTGGATAAAGCACTCCGGGAAGGGTATGTTACGGTAGGATTTCATAATGAAGATCCCTATGCCTATGAAAATTCGGAAGGAGAATTGACAGGCCAGGCCGT encodes the following:
- a CDS encoding triose-phosphate isomerase codes for the protein MSKKEIKTPFFVFNPKSYLYGEELLDLAKKADELAKKYPISIFVTAPYPDLAAIADATENIIVTAQHIDGIEPGRGMGAVLPESVYHAGARATFLNHAERPLTFADLIKSVERATELDLLTIVCADSLKEAKALATLNPDIILCEPTELIGTGETSDASYIKVTNHTVKKVSETTLVMQGAGISTAEDVYRTISLGADGTGGTSGIVEAENPTQMLAEMVEAAFNACQ
- a CDS encoding class II fructose-bisphosphate aldolase, which translates into the protein MLTNSKILLLEAKKKGFAIPATNFIDLDSARTFVNTAQERGLPLILPFAQSHESIISLDEAAVIGKLLAKRVSVPIVLHLDHGEDMDFIFKAIELGFTSVMIDASQESFEANIEKTEKVVEYAHKYNVSVEAELGHVGANDTSESETLTKSVYTEVDDVVEFVSRTNVDSLAISIGTAHGVYKGSPKLNFQRLREIALVVDIPLVLHGGSSTGDANLKKCAISGISKINIYTDFINGAFDEIKENVPGGYIELKQLANRGMYKVLNHYFDVFQTQPVKL
- a CDS encoding polysaccharide deacetylase family protein — translated: MKRKVIKSKRFRVIVVFLVLCMVLMAFAACGLFEPEPEPEPEPEPEPEPEPEPEPEPEPEPEPEPEPEPEPEPEPEPEPEPEPEPEPEPEPEPEPSTPVIYPGQVLIIPGQSESSGDSRVVRDGISTSSQKRIALTFDAGWLYDQTDDLLKVLKDYNVRSTFFLRGLWAKDHPDLARKIIQQGHVVENHSLTHGHMTTMTEAQIRKELVDTTKILKETVGASPYLFRPPFGEYDGRMLRILGELGYPYTVMWTVDSHDWAEEIRGTKVTTDYLISRVLDNASVGGIILMHVGGYHTVEALPLIIEGLRDQGYTLTTVNAMLPKPDGVLRYTVVKGDTLYAIATRYGITVDALIKENDLQ
- a CDS encoding YjbQ family protein; the encoded protein is MTVYKKNIDVASHGKTPTYVNITEEVKEAILESGIMNGICVVISPHTTCGVFF
- a CDS encoding cytochrome c biogenesis CcdA family protein, with protein sequence MNQVNFLLAFSGGLLSFLSPCVLPLVPGYIGYIAGTAVDGQNTRQQKTGLMVRSLLFVLGFSTVFVLLGASVTALSQVLFANKVLFQRIGGLIIIIMGIHLTGLIKWKGLYREKRLLNSLGKSRKIGPYFIGMAFAAGWTPCIGPILSSILILASNMDTVGTGIALLLFYSLGMAVPFLLVAALIEKFTEYFRRFSRYMKYVSIISGVLLIFMGILIFTDKIGVIGSYLDFIDYF
- a CDS encoding DUF6125 family protein encodes the protein MSNKTISQLEKKDLLKLIDIYAKNWLAMDGVWFQSIEKKFGMDEAVEHDQNAWKDFTVIEAKRIKVFLNLPEKAGIDGLKKALAFRMYANINEDEIIIEDNVLIYKTLDCRVQNARKRKGMEFHPCKSVGIIEYSYFAKTIDDRFACEALSCYPEITDDTCNCSWKFTLQVDQ
- a CDS encoding redoxin domain-containing protein — translated: MKKNRTTYIIIILLVIMAIAIGYALMNQDENTDLSNNDSESEDVGNENDLPDNDKNDVEEPEELIPAPDFTLTDLDGNTVRLSDYNGKYVFLNFWASWCGPCKEEMPDMERIHQKYKDELVILAVNLGDAKNTAQGFAEDYGLTFQILLDEKRDIGSLYRVNGIPTSYFIDQNGNFVSGFMGTLTYDMMEQAISDLRNP
- a CDS encoding YjbQ family protein; the protein is MFFFEEYVHDIDENGNESLQVDLNNVLEKIIPNHNSAETYVYPGEEHYAVVESWPNAKDYLPDGDRKALWNGDAHLKATLVGSSEVFDVDQGKLDAGNTGSVYFADFDRTRPRQRKCKIIIIGD
- a CDS encoding oxidoreductase; this encodes MERKYPNLSKPIQIGNVVFRNRMFSAPMGGTDITADCTIGPKTTAFYELRAKGGAGAVTVSEVVVHPETEGSHMFHLDLKTVGSLSSFTYTADAIRRHGAIASVELSHSGQYAGTYLTDKDKKQGLAQWGPSATVRPDGLEVKELTQELIDDIVEAYGKCAEAAKRAGFEMIMVHGGHGWLVNQFLSPYFNHRKDQYGGSLENRVRFAQEVLARVRQAVGPGFPIEFRMSGSELFDGGYDLEEGVRIAKILEPQIDLLHVSAGTYQRGFSDTHPSMFKPHGSNVYLAAEMKKHVKIPVATVGGLNDPDMMEEIIASGKADVVEMARALLADHELPKKVVTNREEDILHCMRCFVCMAERVVTSTRRCSINPYIGRELEGMEITPAPVKKKVLVAGGGPAGLKAALTAAQRGHDVVLCEKSSQLGGILIGEQAIPFKYEMYKLGVTLAKLVTDAGVDIRLNTEVNKEVADQEKADVLVIAVGSEPMLPPIPGLDGDNVIIVNDYHLHQNKVAEEVVVLGGGLAGSEAAIHLAREGKKVHLVEMGLELAPDANIRHRPILLKEIEDLKIQVLKEHKGIRITEDGVICVNKDGKEILVPGKTIICALGQKSRRNVVSELLDCAPVISQVGDCVKVADITQAIYQGHHAAMDI
- a CDS encoding pentapeptide repeat-containing protein → MTKEDGMLKSKVDAAKVDGENLIELETFANERHFELDMSSIDFEHVRFYQCRFERCNFMKSSFRSVEFEDCNFSNCKFLDSYWNQVMIKGTKGDGGDFSESHFKIVAMENTTMRYSNFARGVFENCQIRDCQFQEAFLSEVKFKKTSISEVNFSSADFYKTKLKGLDLSTSNIEGILLSEGFPELKDATINMFQAAEIVGKLGIKVIW
- a CDS encoding PadR family transcriptional regulator, which gives rise to MRTLKYAILGLLNRRSMTGYDLMKDFNLDLVNFWYARHSQIYPELKKLTDEGLITYETIIQGERMEKKLYSITQQGQKDFAAWILEKDLLEPTPKDIFRLKTYFIEAMELDQMIDHFEYQLEQREEKLKKLKNTMDHHPFTKGWVKIGTTKYGDYIVLKGAVMREQTYIQWLKECIEEMQCGILKK
- a CDS encoding nitroreductase family protein, which encodes MDSIDRRKSVRNYKSRFLDADTISEILHILDEEQVGPSGRRMKFEFIAENLDQNTRKIVTYGFLRGRYGAIVAWVNEEKYAYIDYGYLLEKIALRLVDIGIGTCWLGGSFSKQSIIEAMEMDKSFEKTIPAILAVGYEEEGRSVRDLIISKTKRKRKDFNDFFFTGALTEIEEEFQKEILEGVRWAPSAMNRQPVRVIWDEHRVHFYLVDVSTSLRYLDMGVAMRHFEERALEHGIKGKWVVDEQATLTNWVYLYTFVVES